GTCGTCCTCGGGCCGGAGGCCGGCGGTGAGGGCCAGCACCTCGGCGGCCAGCTCGGCCGCCTTGTCCACGGCGACGGCGAGGTTCTGCTCGGCCTTCACGCCCTGGCCCTTGAGCGGGGGCGACCCCAGCGAGCGGATGACCGCGGTGGCGTCGCTGGCCCGGCGGATGGGGTCGGGCGGGTCGAGGGGGGCGACGGGGCGCCAGAGGTCGACCGCCTTGGGCTTCTTGCCCCGGCGACGACGGCCCTGGCTGCGACCGGAGCTCATGTCACGACCTCCTCGGTGAGCACGGCGTCGGTGTTGAGGCCCAGGGCCACCTGCAGCTGGCCGGCGTCGAGGTCCGACAGCGAGCTGGACTTGGGCAGGACCATGTCGGCGATGTGGCGCTTGCCCGCCACGACCTCCTCGACCCGCTCGTCGACCGTGCCGGGGCAGACCAGGCGGTGCGACACCACGGTGCGCTCCTGGCCGATGCGCCACGCCCGGTCGCGGGCCTGGTCCTCGACCGCCGGGTTCCACCAGCGGTCGTAGAGCACGACGTGGCTGGCGGCGGTGAGGTTGAGCCCGGTGCCGCCCGCCTTGAGCGACAGGACGAGCACCCCGGGGCCCTCGCGCTCCTGGAACTGCTCGACGATCTTGTCGCGGGCGCCCCGGGCCAGGCCGCCGTGGTAGCAGGCCACCGGCGTGCCGGTGGTGTGGGTGAGGTGCTCGGCCAGGCGGACGCCCCAGGAGGCGAAGTGGGTGAAGACGAGGGCCTTCTCCCCGTAGGCGAACACGCCCTCGAGGATCTCCTCCAGGCGGGCCAGCTTGCCCGAGCGCCCCTCGAGCGGGCCGCCGGTGTCCTCGTAGTTCTCGGGGTGGTTGCAGATCTGCTTGAGGGCCGTGATGGCGGCGAGGATCTGGGCCTGCTCGGGGGTGGCGCCCGGCTCGGGCTCGGCCATGAGGCCGTCGAGCACGGCCTGGTAGAGGCCGATCTGCTCGGGGGTCATGGCGCAGTGGTCGAGCTCGTCGATGCGGTCGGGCAGCTCGGCCGCCACCTCGGGCTCGGACTTGGTGCGGCGGAACACGAGGATGCCGTTGAGGGCCCGCAGCGCGGCCTCGCCCTCGCCCGACAGCTGGGCGATGAAGGTCGCCCGGGGCCCCACCAGGCCGGGGTTGGTGAAGTCGAGGATCGACCAGAGGTCGCCCAGGCCGTTCTCGACCGGGGTGCCGGTGAGGGCGACGCGGGTGCGGGCGGGGATGCGCCGCAGCTGCTGGGCCGTCTCGTTGGTGTGGTTCTTGATGGCCTGGGCCTCGTCGAGCACCACCCGTCGCCACGTGAGCTGCTCGAGGGCGTCGACGTCGCGCACGGCGGTGCCGTAGGTGGTGATGACCACGTCGACGCCGTCGAAGGCCTCGGCCAGGCGGTCCGCCGGGGCCCGGTTCTGGCCGTGGTGCACGACGACCCGGAGGTCGGGGGTGAAGCGGGCCGCCTCGTTGGCCCAGTTGCCGGCCACCGCGGGGGGGACGACCACCAGCGCGGGCCCGTCGCCCTGCGTCCGGCGCAGGTGGGCGAGGACGGTGGGGGTCTTGCCCAGGCCCATGTCGAGGGCCAGGCACCCGCCCAGCTCGGTGGCGTCGAGGTAGCCGAGCCAGGCCAGGGCCTCGGCCTGGTAGCTGCGGAGCTCGCCCTCGAACCCGGGGGGCGAGGTGACCGGCTCGGTGGAGACCTCGGCCGCCTTGGTCAGCAGGTCGGTGGCCCACCCCTCGCCTGCGACCTGGAGGCCGCCGGCCAGCGGCGTGCCCTCGAGGCCGACGGAGTGGCGGAGGATCTCGGCGCCGGTGAGCTGGGTGGTGTCGGCCCGCTCGGCCAGGGCGACGGCCGCCTCCTTGAGGTCGGCCCGGTCGAGCTCCACCCAGCGCCCGTGGGAGCGCACGAGCGGCCGGGCCTCGGCCGCCAGGCGGGCCACCTCGGCGGCGGTGAGCTCGACGTCGTCGAACAGGGCGGTCCAGCGGACGTTGCTCAGCTGGTGGGCACCGACCACCGAGTCGCCGGTGGGCTCGGTCCAGAGCTTCAGCCCGGCCGACGGCTTGCGGCGCGACAGCGGCGGCACCCGCACGTCGAAGCCGGCCGTCTCGAGGGTGCGACCGGTGACGGTCATGAGCTCCCACGCCTCGTCCTGGCTCAGGTACACCTGGCCCCGGCGGAGGGCCCCGGCGCGGAGCAGGGCCGGGAAGACCCGCTCGAGGCGGGCCAGCTCGTCGCCCAGGGCCTTGGTGTCCTTGCCGTCGACGAGGGCGACCTCGACCGGCAGCAGCCCGCCCTCGGCGCCGACGCCGAGCACCGACAGGAACCAGGCGTCGCCCTTGTCGGGCGGGTCGAGCTGCACCACGAGGGTGGG
Above is a window of Iamia majanohamensis DNA encoding:
- a CDS encoding DEAD/DEAH box helicase; its protein translation is MHDVTPAFEAAVWAAVEGRASEEQQALLEAAPGEHRRLVERLIDDTDDALERARTLKGHERTLVVADFESDLALLESTLDLMTRVETSVAAGLVADPPGEVRLQASWSNGDVVLWAGGPGMPPAGNAELSDRIQATGAPANGWAVHPGVRLPGGVHAEAVSIPLADSLGWMVAVGGGLGGEGLGLSVTWLGRVAVAAVRLVAQGRIVPNLRSEGRTEGSTMELNVRWVPALVDEAEVEALAQAMPGPVVALGNAEAKTVTRNVLAAAVDAIVSQAARFLELEAPPPSTRNAVDVAEAVITRLDGSTFTAPVSAGAEVSKRLQRWTKAVTNANRPTLVVQLDPPDKGDAWFLSVLGVGAEGGLLPVEVALVDGKDTKALGDELARLERVFPALLRAGALRRGQVYLSQDEAWELMTVTGRTLETAGFDVRVPPLSRRKPSAGLKLWTEPTGDSVVGAHQLSNVRWTALFDDVELTAAEVARLAAEARPLVRSHGRWVELDRADLKEAAVALAERADTTQLTGAEILRHSVGLEGTPLAGGLQVAGEGWATDLLTKAAEVSTEPVTSPPGFEGELRSYQAEALAWLGYLDATELGGCLALDMGLGKTPTVLAHLRRTQGDGPALVVVPPAVAGNWANEAARFTPDLRVVVHHGQNRAPADRLAEAFDGVDVVITTYGTAVRDVDALEQLTWRRVVLDEAQAIKNHTNETAQQLRRIPARTRVALTGTPVENGLGDLWSILDFTNPGLVGPRATFIAQLSGEGEAALRALNGILVFRRTKSEPEVAAELPDRIDELDHCAMTPEQIGLYQAVLDGLMAEPEPGATPEQAQILAAITALKQICNHPENYEDTGGPLEGRSGKLARLEEILEGVFAYGEKALVFTHFASWGVRLAEHLTHTTGTPVACYHGGLARGARDKIVEQFQEREGPGVLVLSLKAGGTGLNLTAASHVVLYDRWWNPAVEDQARDRAWRIGQERTVVSHRLVCPGTVDERVEEVVAGKRHIADMVLPKSSSLSDLDAGQLQVALGLNTDAVLTEEVVT